Proteins from a single region of Belliella baltica DSM 15883:
- a CDS encoding DDE-type integrase/transposase/recombinase has product MTVPLLLSIKFKQDEHGISMERFYAYVGISRQGFSKACKVFEREKFMMETVSTLVTNYRQKKDRRAGSRSLYYNLDIKGQFGIGVNKFEQLMSEHGLTLAPMSVRVITTRSSMQSWNYSNLINGLLINNINQVVVGDLTYLTLFGKRFYLFCLTDLYSSRIVGIGFGSMMRAKEAKQARDEWVKLRRKKNLRGCIHHTDGGSQYFSRLYLKSLTDMDVEVSCAENCLMNGYAEQRNGLIKHHLIPTVRDSHGDELQKEIRRIIRFYNYERKQEGLGWLSPVEYERKIADMANTTTLELHKYTDGKKGFSEE; this is encoded by the coding sequence ATGACTGTCCCGTTGCTACTGTCCATCAAGTTTAAACAAGATGAGCACGGGATTTCCATGGAGCGGTTTTATGCTTATGTTGGCATCAGCCGTCAGGGTTTTTCAAAGGCATGTAAGGTCTTTGAGAGGGAAAAATTTATGATGGAAACGGTATCAACCTTAGTAACGAACTATAGACAGAAAAAAGACAGGCGTGCAGGCTCAAGGTCTTTATATTACAATCTGGATATTAAGGGTCAGTTTGGGATAGGAGTCAATAAGTTTGAACAGCTAATGTCTGAGCATGGTTTGACACTAGCCCCGATGAGTGTCAGGGTGATTACGACACGGTCTTCGATGCAGAGCTGGAATTACTCCAATCTTATCAATGGACTTTTAATCAACAATATTAATCAGGTAGTTGTAGGCGATTTAACCTATCTTACGCTGTTTGGCAAACGTTTTTATCTGTTTTGCCTCACAGATCTGTATAGTTCACGGATAGTTGGGATTGGTTTTGGTTCTATGATGCGAGCGAAAGAAGCAAAGCAGGCTAGAGATGAATGGGTAAAGCTGAGGAGGAAGAAAAATCTGAGAGGTTGCATCCATCACACTGACGGAGGGTCTCAATATTTTTCGAGACTTTACCTGAAAAGTCTTACAGACATGGATGTCGAGGTAAGCTGCGCAGAAAACTGTTTAATGAATGGTTATGCAGAACAGAGAAACGGTTTGATCAAACATCACCTTATTCCAACGGTACGGGATTCCCATGGAGACGAACTGCAAAAAGAGATAAGAAGGATAATCAGATTCTATAATTATGAGCGAAAACAGGAAGGTCTAGGATGGTTGAGTCCTGTAGAGTACGAGAGAAAAATAGCAGATATGGCAAATACCACCACGCTAGAACTCCACAAATACACCGATGGAAAAAAAGGGTTTTCGGAGGAATAA
- a CDS encoding 4a-hydroxytetrahydrobiopterin dehydratase encodes MWKEENNKLVRTFEFGDFQEAFAFMTRVAFLAEAQGHHPNWSNVYNMVTIELTTHDKGNVVTEKDKKLAAAIDKI; translated from the coding sequence ATGTGGAAAGAAGAAAATAATAAACTGGTAAGAACTTTTGAATTTGGTGACTTCCAAGAAGCTTTTGCTTTTATGACAAGAGTTGCTTTTTTGGCAGAAGCACAAGGGCATCATCCCAATTGGAGTAATGTTTACAATATGGTGACTATTGAGCTAACGACCCACGACAAAGGAAATGTGGTGACAGAAAAAGATAAAAAGTTAGCCGCTGCGATCGATAAAATTTAA
- the lptC gene encoding LPS export ABC transporter periplasmic protein LptC, translating into MESYLGPTGIAYDVDLFHSDSTRIKINLKAKKQLEFSSGDYEFPEGIEIFFYNDNEELTTTIRADRGYYIRKDGVYRGEGDVQVENLEKQQKLASEELFWNPVTKKIYTEKFVTIQDPQRLIKGTGMEADESFSEYEIKKVIDSRTVIPGEEN; encoded by the coding sequence ATGGAGAGCTATCTTGGTCCTACAGGAATTGCTTATGATGTTGATCTATTTCATTCAGATAGCACGAGAATCAAAATTAACCTAAAAGCAAAGAAGCAGTTAGAGTTTTCAAGTGGAGATTACGAGTTTCCTGAAGGAATAGAAATCTTCTTTTACAATGATAATGAGGAGCTGACAACCACTATTCGTGCAGATAGAGGTTATTACATAAGAAAGGATGGTGTGTACAGAGGGGAAGGAGATGTGCAAGTTGAGAATCTAGAAAAACAGCAGAAATTAGCTTCTGAAGAGTTGTTTTGGAATCCAGTCACAAAAAAGATATATACAGAAAAATTTGTTACCATCCAGGATCCACAGCGCTTGATCAAAGGTACAGGAATGGAGGCCGATGAGTCTTTCAGCGAATACGAAATCAAGAAAGTCATAGATAGTAGGACGGTCATTCCTGGAGAAGAAAATTAA
- a CDS encoding hemolysin family protein, protein MEYQYFTYVLITLIFSALFSGVEIAFISANKLQIELQSKQGQLSGKILSNFVKSPGQFIGTTLIGNTIALVLYGIFMASLLEPWIQGWVPENLDNQVSIMLIQTVLSTILVLITAEFIPKSIFMLNPNSLLSGLSVPFMIIYVIMYPVVWFVVGLSRFFITHVLRLEYSEDKPVFKVTDLNSFIQNNLHAAGEDAKVEVDSKIFDNAVEFKTIRVRECMVPRTDIAAVEIEESITDLKEVFAESGHSKIIVYRETIDDVIGYCHQLELFKKPKTIEDILTPIIIVPESALANELLVQFIQERKSLALVVDEFGGTSGIVSMEDIIEEIFGEIQDEYDNDDLVEQKVSEHEYLMSARHEIDYLNDKYNWELPYGEFETLSGLVISLAENIPNKGESVTYGAFTFTVVAKQDHRIDTLKIKVNSALISKK, encoded by the coding sequence ATGGAATATCAGTATTTTACCTACGTATTGATTACGCTAATTTTTTCAGCCCTATTTTCAGGTGTTGAGATTGCTTTTATTTCTGCAAATAAGCTTCAAATAGAACTTCAGAGCAAACAGGGTCAATTGTCAGGAAAAATCCTTTCTAACTTTGTGAAAAGTCCGGGGCAATTTATCGGAACTACACTCATTGGAAATACCATTGCCTTGGTGCTTTATGGGATTTTTATGGCGAGTCTTTTAGAGCCTTGGATTCAAGGTTGGGTACCAGAAAACCTAGACAATCAAGTCAGCATCATGCTTATTCAAACAGTGCTTTCTACTATTTTGGTTTTGATCACTGCTGAGTTTATTCCTAAGAGTATTTTTATGCTTAACCCAAATAGTTTGTTGTCTGGACTTTCGGTTCCATTTATGATTATATATGTCATCATGTATCCAGTGGTATGGTTTGTAGTTGGGCTTTCTAGATTTTTTATCACCCATGTTTTGAGGTTAGAATATTCCGAAGACAAGCCTGTTTTTAAGGTGACAGATTTGAATAGCTTCATTCAAAACAACCTTCATGCAGCTGGAGAAGATGCTAAAGTGGAGGTTGATTCAAAGATTTTTGACAATGCAGTAGAATTCAAAACGATTAGGGTGAGAGAATGTATGGTTCCCCGTACTGATATTGCTGCTGTAGAAATCGAAGAAAGCATTACAGACCTGAAGGAAGTATTTGCAGAGAGCGGTCATTCTAAGATCATCGTTTATCGTGAGACGATTGATGACGTCATTGGATATTGTCATCAATTGGAGCTATTCAAAAAACCAAAGACAATAGAAGACATCCTCACTCCTATCATCATTGTTCCAGAATCGGCATTAGCCAATGAGCTTTTGGTTCAGTTTATTCAAGAGCGAAAAAGTTTGGCTTTGGTAGTGGATGAATTTGGAGGAACCAGTGGAATTGTGTCCATGGAAGACATCATAGAAGAGATATTTGGAGAGATCCAAGACGAATATGACAATGATGATCTAGTAGAGCAGAAGGTTTCAGAGCATGAGTACCTGATGAGTGCCCGACATGAGATAGATTATTTAAATGATAAATATAATTGGGAATTACCTTATGGAGAGTTCGAAACGCTCTCTGGATTAGTGATTTCATTGGCTGAAAATATCCCCAATAAAGGTGAATCCGTCACCTATGGGGCATTTACCTTTACCGTAGTGGCCAAGCAGGACCACCGCATAGATACTTTGAAAATCAAAGTCAATTCCGCATTAATTTCCAAGAAGTAA
- a CDS encoding AsmA-like C-terminal region-containing protein, with the protein MKKTFIIILTVFAFLLVALIAVPFIFKDKIIERIDKEIAQSVNAQVHYDFNNISLSVFKRFPDVSVTLREFGITGNPPFQNDTLVHVDQLQVDFNLRSVLFADTPSLSGMHLDGGSIYVKVLEDGQANYDITIPSEEVAESESTFEIGVDLIEVNNLNFIYDDRQLDYFMALGNVHLLGKGNFTADVYKMPVEMDALIADVTYEGTNYLRNKSFRGNTNVDVDMENMKFAFSDGEFAVNDFLFDLFGFVALPADDIEFDMEFAGKDNTFKSILSLVPGIYSESFEGIKTSGTMDFNGFFKGIYNDNSFPSFDINLNVADGMFQYPDLPKPVSNINVAMKVVNTTDNLDLTKVDISAFNMNFGSNPISGRLLLENLVTYDIDGNLVGKLNLEELTSIFPIEGMTLKGMLDVNATAKGRYDSVANIIPSIDAKMLLTNGYVKSADYPAPIDKLNVNASILNTSGNMNDFLVNLSNFGFELEDERINGNIRIQDFELLNWDGAIEGTVDVGKMMAIFPIENTIMEGKIIADLKSKGSYKDVEEGRFNRLDTRGEMLVQKFYYTSTDLPQGIRINDAKADFTPERINLTKFDARVGESPLTASGFLSNYMNYFLKDDETLKGQLALQSPKFNVNQWMVESGDSEDSELTVIELPKNIDFTMDVAANEVLYDNLNLKQVKGSMTLREGILSFREASMVTMGGQVVMNGSYDPRDLTAPKFDFNFNVIDLSIAEAFNSLNTVKVLAPVAEHLTGKFSTRFDFAGLLGQDMMPILASLDGNGILRILDAAFKDSPVLKGVTSLTKLNDTNTIQFKNLNLPIDIEDGMLSLRPVDLKLWDYQANVQGSTGFDGSINYLINMQVPAGKFGSQANNLLATISGTEATGSTLIPVSINLGGTYNSPKIGLSGENSIESLLTNALKSRVNSEKENLQSKATEQFKAAEDSIKSELKSRSEALQDSAKKEAEKKVSETKDKAVEEAKSILRGVLGNKSRPVIKPDTVKIDTTKTGTN; encoded by the coding sequence ATGAAAAAGACATTCATTATCATACTGACAGTTTTTGCATTTCTCTTGGTTGCTTTGATAGCAGTACCGTTTATTTTTAAAGATAAAATCATTGAGCGCATCGACAAAGAAATCGCTCAATCTGTTAATGCACAAGTTCATTACGATTTCAACAATATCAGTTTGAGTGTTTTCAAGCGCTTTCCTGATGTCAGCGTGACATTGCGTGAATTTGGTATCACAGGAAACCCGCCTTTTCAAAATGATACACTGGTGCACGTGGATCAACTTCAAGTAGATTTCAATTTGAGGTCTGTACTTTTTGCTGATACACCTTCGCTATCGGGGATGCATTTGGATGGTGGTAGCATTTATGTGAAGGTGCTCGAAGATGGACAAGCCAATTATGACATTACGATACCTTCTGAAGAGGTTGCTGAATCTGAAAGCACTTTTGAAATTGGTGTTGACCTGATTGAAGTCAATAACCTCAATTTCATATATGACGATAGACAATTGGATTATTTCATGGCTTTAGGAAATGTGCACCTGCTTGGCAAAGGTAACTTTACCGCAGACGTTTACAAAATGCCTGTAGAAATGGATGCCTTGATTGCTGATGTAACTTATGAGGGCACAAATTATCTCAGAAATAAAAGCTTTAGAGGGAATACCAATGTGGATGTGGACATGGAAAATATGAAGTTTGCATTTTCAGATGGAGAATTTGCAGTCAATGATTTCCTTTTTGATCTCTTTGGTTTTGTTGCCTTGCCCGCTGATGATATTGAGTTTGATATGGAATTTGCAGGAAAAGACAATACCTTCAAAAGTATCTTATCTCTTGTTCCAGGAATATACTCCGAAAGTTTTGAGGGAATCAAAACTTCTGGGACTATGGATTTCAATGGGTTTTTCAAAGGAATTTACAATGACAACAGCTTCCCTTCATTTGATATTAATTTGAATGTAGCAGATGGGATGTTCCAATACCCTGATTTACCAAAACCTGTAAGCAATATCAATGTGGCCATGAAAGTTGTCAATACAACTGATAATCTGGATTTGACAAAAGTAGATATTTCGGCATTTAATATGAATTTTGGAAGCAATCCGATTTCGGGACGCTTGCTACTGGAAAACTTGGTGACTTATGATATTGATGGAAATTTGGTTGGGAAATTAAACTTGGAAGAATTGACTTCTATTTTTCCAATTGAGGGAATGACGCTGAAAGGTATGCTCGATGTCAATGCTACGGCTAAAGGCAGATACGATTCTGTTGCTAATATTATACCGAGCATCGATGCCAAAATGCTCCTCACAAATGGATATGTAAAAAGTGCTGATTATCCTGCTCCAATCGATAAGCTGAATGTCAACGCGAGTATCCTGAATACAAGTGGAAATATGAATGACTTCTTGGTCAACCTGAGCAATTTTGGTTTTGAACTGGAAGATGAAAGGATCAATGGTAACATAAGAATTCAGGATTTTGAATTGTTGAACTGGGATGGTGCTATTGAAGGAACTGTTGATGTGGGGAAAATGATGGCCATTTTTCCTATTGAAAATACCATTATGGAAGGAAAAATCATCGCAGATCTGAAATCAAAGGGATCTTACAAAGATGTAGAAGAAGGAAGATTCAACAGATTGGATACACGTGGAGAGATGTTGGTGCAGAAATTTTATTACACTTCAACAGACTTGCCACAAGGAATTAGGATCAATGATGCAAAAGCAGATTTCACTCCAGAAAGAATCAATTTGACAAAATTTGATGCACGGGTTGGCGAAAGTCCACTGACTGCCTCAGGTTTCTTGTCCAATTACATGAATTATTTTTTGAAGGATGATGAAACACTTAAAGGACAGCTTGCATTACAATCACCAAAATTCAATGTAAACCAATGGATGGTGGAATCGGGTGATTCAGAAGATTCTGAGTTAACTGTGATTGAATTACCGAAAAACATTGACTTCACGATGGATGTTGCTGCAAACGAGGTGCTTTATGACAATTTGAATCTAAAACAAGTAAAGGGCAGTATGACCTTGCGTGAAGGAATCTTGAGCTTCCGCGAAGCATCTATGGTCACAATGGGCGGTCAAGTCGTTATGAATGGATCGTATGATCCTCGAGATCTGACAGCTCCGAAATTTGATTTTAATTTCAATGTGATTGATTTGAGTATTGCAGAGGCATTCAACTCGCTCAATACCGTAAAAGTACTTGCCCCAGTAGCTGAGCACCTGACTGGTAAGTTTTCTACAAGATTTGATTTTGCAGGACTTTTGGGTCAAGATATGATGCCAATATTGGCTTCCTTAGACGGAAATGGGATATTGAGAATTCTCGATGCGGCATTCAAAGACAGTCCTGTTTTAAAAGGAGTGACCAGTTTGACCAAATTAAATGATACCAACACAATCCAATTCAAAAACTTGAACCTGCCTATCGACATAGAAGATGGTATGCTAAGTCTAAGGCCTGTAGATTTGAAACTTTGGGATTACCAAGCCAATGTTCAAGGAAGTACTGGTTTTGATGGATCTATCAATTATCTAATCAACATGCAAGTTCCCGCTGGTAAATTCGGTTCTCAAGCCAATAATTTGCTAGCGACAATTTCTGGTACAGAAGCTACAGGTTCTACGCTTATTCCAGTTTCGATCAACCTTGGAGGAACTTATAACAGTCCCAAAATTGGTCTTTCAGGTGAAAATTCCATAGAGAGTTTGCTGACAAATGCTTTAAAATCGAGAGTTAATTCCGAAAAAGAAAATCTACAATCAAAAGCGACTGAGCAATTCAAAGCTGCAGAAGATAGCATCAAGAGTGAATTAAAATCCAGGTCAGAAGCACTTCAAGACAGTGCCAAAAAAGAAGCAGAGAAAAAGGTGTCTGAAACAAAAGATAAAGCCGTGGAAGAAGCCAAAAGTATTCTTCGTGGTGTCTTAGGCAACAAGTCCAGGCCTGTCATCAAGCCAGACACCGTGAAGATAGATACTACTAAAACTGGGACTAATTAG
- a CDS encoding transposase, with the protein MTTEERHRRRFSEEFRKEQVQLIETGKTTILEVSKRYEVKTQNIRVWMERYGKKSIPGRILITTGKDYDRIMSLEKENKKLIELIGRQQVELIHKDEVIRLAKDRLGEDFEKK; encoded by the coding sequence ATGACAACAGAAGAAAGACATCGCAGACGATTTAGCGAGGAGTTCCGTAAGGAACAGGTTCAATTAATAGAAACTGGGAAGACTACTATTCTTGAAGTTTCTAAACGGTATGAGGTAAAGACTCAAAATATTAGAGTCTGGATGGAACGTTATGGGAAAAAGAGTATTCCTGGTAGGATCTTGATTACAACCGGTAAGGACTATGATCGGATCATGTCTCTAGAAAAAGAGAATAAAAAGCTCATAGAGCTTATTGGTAGGCAACAGGTTGAGCTTATCCACAAAGACGAAGTTATCCGTCTGGCAAAGGATCGGCTTGGAGAAGATTTCGAAAAAAAATGA
- a CDS encoding DUF493 domain-containing protein, whose protein sequence is MNKTFDKEAFKEKLEAQMTFPALYMFKFIVPTGQEHEVAALLPNNSIETKSSSKGKYVSVTIQAMMGSSGMVLDVYERASKIEGVISL, encoded by the coding sequence ATGAACAAGACATTCGATAAAGAAGCTTTCAAGGAAAAACTAGAAGCTCAGATGACCTTCCCGGCTTTGTATATGTTTAAATTTATTGTTCCAACGGGACAAGAACACGAAGTAGCCGCACTTTTGCCTAATAACAGCATCGAAACCAAAAGCTCTAGCAAAGGAAAATATGTGAGCGTAACAATTCAAGCCATGATGGGATCAAGTGGCATGGTGTTGGATGTTTATGAACGTGCTTCTAAAATAGAAGGCGTAATCTCACTATAA
- the rsmI gene encoding 16S rRNA (cytidine(1402)-2'-O)-methyltransferase: MPEDKHIHLYLIPTPIGNLGDITLRAIDVLKSVDVILAEDTRTTGRLLKHLEIQRPLQSYHIFNEHKTVEKLIDRMERGEIMAMCSDAGTPAISDPGFLLVRAAREAGLEVNCLPGATAFVPALVNSGLPNDRFTFEGFLPHKKGRKTRIESLLEEERTMIFYESPHRLMKTLVQFSEAFGEERMACVSRELTKIYEENVRGTLAELITYYEEHPIKGEIVLVVQGK; encoded by the coding sequence ATGCCGGAAGACAAACACATTCATCTCTATCTGATTCCTACGCCGATAGGCAATTTGGGAGATATTACGCTGCGTGCTATAGATGTTCTCAAGTCTGTTGATGTAATCCTAGCTGAAGACACAAGGACGACAGGAAGACTACTCAAACACCTTGAAATCCAAAGGCCACTTCAGAGCTACCATATTTTCAATGAGCACAAGACTGTAGAGAAGTTGATAGATCGAATGGAAAGAGGTGAAATCATGGCCATGTGCAGTGATGCTGGCACACCCGCGATTTCAGATCCAGGATTTCTTCTCGTCAGAGCTGCACGGGAAGCTGGACTTGAGGTGAACTGCCTTCCAGGAGCAACTGCTTTTGTACCGGCTTTGGTAAATTCAGGACTGCCAAATGATCGATTTACTTTTGAAGGGTTTCTCCCTCACAAAAAAGGAAGAAAAACGAGAATCGAGAGTTTGCTCGAAGAAGAAAGAACAATGATCTTTTATGAGTCACCACACCGCTTGATGAAAACATTGGTGCAATTTTCCGAAGCTTTTGGAGAAGAGCGTATGGCTTGTGTTTCACGAGAATTGACAAAAATCTACGAAGAAAACGTAAGAGGCACCTTGGCAGAACTGATCACTTACTACGAAGAGCATCCAATCAAAGGAGAAATTGTATTGGTAGTGCAAGGGAAATAG
- a CDS encoding inositol monophosphatase family protein, which translates to MIDLNQILDQTKSIAKEAGAFIRKERQHFDLKKVEEKGFNDLVSYVDKEAEKIIVNKLSKVLPEAGFITEEGTREEENKTYTWIIDPLDGTTNFIHGIPVFCVSIGLMKDNEIVLGVVYEVNLHECFYALKGHGAFCNDTPIRVSAAPSLSQSLIATGFPYSAFAQIDEYLEIMKVLMQKSHGLRRLGSAAADLCYVACGRMDAYFEYNLNSYDVAAGSLIVQEAGGEVTDFKKGNDFLFGREIIAGNKPVHEGLWKELDQIWNK; encoded by the coding sequence ATGATTGACTTAAATCAAATTCTAGATCAGACCAAAAGTATTGCCAAAGAAGCGGGGGCTTTTATCAGAAAAGAACGGCAACATTTTGATCTAAAAAAGGTAGAAGAGAAAGGATTTAATGACTTAGTTTCTTATGTAGATAAGGAAGCAGAAAAGATAATTGTAAACAAACTCTCGAAAGTCTTGCCTGAAGCAGGGTTTATCACTGAAGAGGGGACTCGTGAGGAAGAAAATAAAACCTACACTTGGATCATTGATCCGCTAGATGGTACGACCAATTTTATTCATGGAATCCCTGTTTTCTGTGTGAGTATTGGTTTGATGAAAGACAATGAAATAGTGCTGGGGGTAGTGTATGAAGTGAATCTTCATGAATGCTTCTATGCCCTCAAAGGTCATGGAGCTTTCTGCAATGACACGCCAATCCGCGTCAGTGCTGCACCATCTCTTTCTCAAAGCTTGATTGCTACTGGTTTTCCTTACAGCGCTTTTGCTCAGATTGATGAATACTTAGAAATCATGAAGGTTTTGATGCAAAAATCCCATGGCTTAAGAAGGCTTGGAAGTGCTGCTGCAGATCTATGCTATGTCGCTTGCGGCAGAATGGATGCGTATTTCGAGTACAACCTCAACTCTTATGATGTAGCGGCAGGGTCTTTGATTGTACAAGAGGCGGGTGGAGAAGTGACAGATTTCAAAAAAGGCAATGATTTTCTTTTTGGAAGAGAAATTATTGCTGGAAATAAACCTGTACATGAAGGACTCTGGAAGGAACTTGACCAAATTTGGAATAAATAG
- a CDS encoding peptidylprolyl isomerase, translated as MALIKKIRQRTGLAIGVIAVGLIFFLVGGDILSPNSTLLGGNSNEVGEIAGESIPYEEYIRKIEEVKISFQQNTGRTPSEPEMYSIREQAWQALIVEKVFKNQYEELGLTISDAELVDMVQGENIVAELRQQLVNPATGEFDRTQLITFLQSLEDAGPEQRAFWAQQEKLFADARLRIKYDNLLATSDYATTAEAKLQHKSSNSIADVDHVFIPFYAVPDSEVEVTDADLKAYISKHKDKFKVSNSADLDYVVFELLPSAEDSAEVISEITTLTEELRATETDSAFAIRNSEGENPFRTYLPGDNLPESLTLNVDEIVAGETYGPFITSRSTYVSYKINAKYDGIARMRASHILFGTNGLEDEAKSEVRANAEEVLKDIQEGLNFATAASQYGQDGTAQRGGDLGWFAKEDFVTEFADAVFATRSTGLINTLVETEYGFHIINVTEMPKTETFKIATVELELGPSDVTRNDAFRNADAFAASSGNSSEFKSNAEASNYRIIQANGIDAFARNLNNQANAREVIRWAFNDASVGSVSQVFELDNSYVVANLKGKYEEGTASLDQARVQATIQVRNEKKAAKISEQIKDMKTLEEIKAAFDEAASLDNTPDLNLSSSVLPGVGFAPKAIGAIFGLKNSGEMTKPIHEDVGVIVAKLNSITPAGEVADYSSYQNQITQNNSQRTAYMIMMALEDLAKVKDYRYKFF; from the coding sequence ATGGCATTAATTAAAAAAATCAGACAGAGAACAGGTCTTGCAATCGGTGTAATTGCAGTAGGTTTGATATTTTTCCTCGTTGGAGGAGATATATTGAGCCCAAATTCAACCCTTTTGGGTGGCAATTCCAATGAAGTAGGTGAGATTGCAGGTGAAAGTATTCCTTATGAAGAATACATTCGTAAAATCGAAGAGGTGAAGATCTCTTTCCAGCAGAATACAGGAAGAACTCCATCAGAGCCTGAGATGTATAGCATACGTGAACAAGCGTGGCAAGCATTGATCGTAGAGAAGGTCTTCAAAAATCAATATGAAGAATTGGGTCTTACTATCTCTGATGCAGAGTTGGTGGATATGGTTCAAGGCGAAAATATCGTTGCTGAGCTAAGACAGCAATTGGTAAATCCTGCTACAGGAGAATTTGACAGAACCCAATTGATCACTTTTCTACAAAGTTTGGAAGATGCAGGACCTGAGCAAAGAGCTTTTTGGGCACAACAAGAAAAACTATTTGCAGATGCAAGGTTGAGAATCAAATATGATAATTTGTTAGCAACTTCTGATTATGCGACAACCGCTGAAGCCAAACTTCAACACAAATCTTCAAACAGTATTGCAGACGTGGATCATGTATTCATTCCTTTCTATGCCGTACCAGATTCTGAAGTTGAGGTTACTGATGCAGATCTAAAAGCATATATCAGTAAGCACAAAGACAAGTTTAAAGTTTCTAATTCAGCTGACTTAGATTATGTAGTTTTTGAATTATTACCTAGTGCGGAAGATTCCGCAGAAGTAATTTCTGAAATTACTACTTTAACTGAGGAATTGAGAGCTACGGAGACAGACTCTGCTTTTGCTATCAGAAATTCTGAAGGAGAAAATCCTTTCAGAACTTACCTTCCAGGGGATAACCTACCTGAATCATTGACATTGAATGTAGATGAGATTGTAGCAGGTGAGACTTATGGTCCATTCATTACTTCTAGATCTACTTATGTTTCTTATAAGATCAATGCTAAATATGACGGCATAGCAAGAATGCGTGCAAGCCATATTCTTTTTGGAACAAATGGGCTTGAAGATGAAGCTAAATCAGAAGTAAGAGCAAATGCTGAAGAAGTCTTGAAAGACATCCAAGAAGGATTGAACTTTGCTACTGCAGCATCTCAATATGGACAGGATGGTACAGCACAAAGAGGTGGTGATCTAGGATGGTTTGCAAAAGAAGATTTCGTAACTGAATTCGCAGATGCAGTTTTTGCTACTAGATCAACTGGCTTAATTAACACCTTGGTAGAAACGGAATATGGTTTCCATATCATCAATGTGACGGAAATGCCAAAAACCGAGACTTTTAAAATAGCGACAGTTGAACTAGAACTTGGTCCAAGTGACGTTACTAGAAATGATGCATTCAGAAATGCAGATGCTTTTGCAGCTAGTTCTGGCAATTCAAGTGAGTTCAAATCAAATGCTGAGGCTTCAAATTATAGAATCATTCAGGCTAACGGAATTGATGCTTTCGCTAGAAATTTGAATAATCAAGCCAATGCAAGAGAAGTCATCAGATGGGCATTCAATGATGCTTCTGTAGGTAGTGTTTCTCAAGTTTTTGAACTGGACAATAGCTATGTGGTTGCCAATTTGAAAGGTAAATATGAAGAAGGGACTGCTTCTTTAGATCAAGCAAGAGTGCAAGCAACGATCCAAGTAAGAAATGAAAAGAAAGCAGCCAAAATCTCCGAGCAAATCAAAGATATGAAGACGCTTGAAGAAATTAAGGCAGCATTTGATGAGGCGGCTTCTTTGGATAATACTCCTGACTTAAACCTGAGTTCAAGTGTACTTCCTGGAGTTGGTTTTGCACCTAAAGCAATCGGAGCGATCTTTGGGCTGAAGAATTCAGGTGAGATGACCAAACCAATTCATGAAGATGTTGGAGTTATCGTTGCTAAATTGAATTCAATCACGCCGGCAGGAGAAGTAGCAGATTATTCCAGCTACCAAAATCAAATCACTCAAAACAATTCCCAAAGAACTGCCTATATGATTATGATGGCATTAGAGGATTTGGCTAAGGTGAAAGATTACAGATACAAATTCTTCTAA